A genome region from Manis javanica isolate MJ-LG chromosome 3, MJ_LKY, whole genome shotgun sequence includes the following:
- the CHST13 gene encoding carbohydrate sulfotransferase 13 isoform X2 has translation MLYDLDQGPRTALAEVHRQRRDLLHRACSRHTRRQRLLRPEDLRHVLVDDVHGLLYCYVPKVACTNWKRVLLALSGHASGDPQAIPAHEAHVPGRLRSLADFSPAEINRRLRAYLAFLFVRQPFERLASAYRNKFARPYSAAFQRRYGTRIVRRLRPRPHPDALARGHDVRFAEFLSYLLDPRTRREEPFNEHWERAHALCHPCRLRYDVVGKFETLAQDAAFVLGLVGAPGLRFPAPPPQARAAASRDQAAQLFRDISPFYQRRLFDLYRMDFLLFNYSAPSYLRLH, from the coding sequence GGCCCGCGCACTGCTCTGGCCGAGGTACATCGACAGCGGCGTGACCTGCTGCACCGTGCCTGCAGCCGCCACACACGGCGACAGCGCCTGCTGCGGCCTGAGGACCTGCGGCACGTGCTGGTGGACGATGTGCACGGCCTGCTCTACTGCTACGTGCCCAAGGTGGCCTGCACCAACTGGAAGCGCGTGCTGCTTGCACTGAGCGGCCACGCCAGTGGCGACCCGCAAGCCATCCCCGCGCACGAAGCCCACGTGCCAGGCCGCCTGCGCTCGCTGGCCGACTTCAGCCCTGCCGAGATCAACCGGCGCCTGCGCGCCTACCTGGCCTTCCTCTTCGTGCGCCAGCCCTTCGAGCGCCTGGCCTCCGCCTACCGCAACAAGTTCGCGCGGCCCTACAGCGCGGCCTTCCAGCGGCGCTACGGCACGCGCATTGTGCGGCGCCTGCGGCCGCGTCCACACCCCGACGCGCTGGCCCGCGGCCACGACGTGCGCTTCGCCGAGTTCCTGTCCTACCTGCTGGACCCGCGCACGCGCCGCGAGGAGCCCTTCAACGAGCACTGGGAGCGCGCCCACGCGCTCTGCCACCCCTGCCGCCTGCGCTACGACGTCGTGGGCAAGTTCGAGACGCTGGCCCAGGATGCGGCTTTTGTACTGGGCCTGGTGGGCGCGCCCGGCCTGCGCTTCCCCGCGCCGCCGCCCCAGGCCAGGGCGGCTGCATCCCGGGACCAGGCTGCACAGCTCTTTCGGGACATCAGCCCCTTCTACCAGCGGCGCCTCTTCGACCTCTACAGGATGGACTTCCTGCTCTTCAACTACTCCGCCCCCTCCTACCTGCGGCTGCACTAG